The Lycium barbarum isolate Lr01 chromosome 9, ASM1917538v2, whole genome shotgun sequence genome has a segment encoding these proteins:
- the LOC132610987 gene encoding 2-hydroxyisoflavanone dehydratase-like: protein MANSNDNNNEVVTQIDSWYRIYKDSRCERLYDTIGLAYVPPSLDDPQTGVSSKDVKISPHVSARLYLPKITTDSTQKLPILVYYHGGALVLGSAFFNAYQRYLNILVAESNAIAISVEYRLAPEHDVPTIYEDCWTALQWVASHASEKFTSANEDPWLKIFGDFSRLSIIGDSAGGNIVYHMAVRAGREGGVNENVSINGSIFVCPYLLVPLENIEQGISYKNWIIISPPSEAGLHSPMINPLAEKAPCLSGLGCSRVLLCFAEKDEYIPREIGIEFVEGIKKSGWKGDLEFVEVEDEGHCFQLANPETEKSRDLIKRFASFIQLK, encoded by the coding sequence ATGGCTAATTCCAATGATAACAACAATGAGGTTGTCACTCAAATAGATTCTTGGTACAGAATCTATAAAGACTCACGATGTGAACGTTTATATGACACAATTGGCTTAGCCTACGTGCCCCCATCACTTGATGATCCACAAACTGGAGTGTCATCCAAAGATGTCAAAATTTCACCACATGTTTCTGCTAGACTCTATCTTCCAAAAATCACCACTGATTCTACCCAAAAGCTTCCCATTTTAGTATATTACCATGGTGGTGCACTAGTTCTGGGATCCGCCTTCTTCAACGCATACCAACGTTACCTCAACATCTTGGTTGCTGAATCTAACGCAATCGCGATTTCTGTAGAGTACAGGCTAGCCCCAGAACATGACGTGCCAACAATCTACGAAGATTGTTGGACCGCACTTCAATGGGTAGCGTCACACGCTAGTGAAAAATTCACTAGCGCTAACGAAGATCCGTGGTTAAAAATTTTCGGTGACTTTAGCAGGTTGTCTATAATTGGAGATAGTGCTGGTGGCAACATAGTTTATCATATGGCCGTGAGAGCTGGAAGAGAAGGTGGTGTTAATGAAAATGTGTCCATCAACGGTTCAATTTTTGTTTGTCCTTATTTGTTAGTCCCACTTGAGAACATTGAACAAGGTATATCCTACAAGAACTGGATCATTATTAGCCCGCCATCAGAAGCAGGGCTCCACAGCCCAATGATTAATCCACTTGCTGAGAAGGCTCCTTGTTTGTCTGGGCTAGGCTGCTCTAGGGTGTTGTTGTGTTTTGCAGAGAAAGATGAGTATATTCCAAGAGAAATTGGGATAGAATTCGTTGAGGGCATCAAGAAAAGTGGATGGAAAGGGGATTTGGAATTTGTTGAAGTCGAAGATGAAGGTCATTGCTTTCAGTTGGCCAATCCTGAAACTGAAAAATCTCGAGATTTGATCAAGCGTTTTGCTTCTTTCATCCAACTGAAGTGA
- the LOC132611694 gene encoding uncharacterized protein LOC132611694 — protein sequence MLYNTIPAQVALHVSTIPLGHNDDEDYAIWLNFGNGHFTNKSAWQVVRAQRSQNTSLAKVWHNSIPFKFSFMCWRIYFGKLPFREAMIWLSNRDDIDCPCHPTPQNESIQHVFIEGVATNQLWNTMGDPLGISHNHIPIRVVLQKWWSVKPKNRVHKLLLHSIPVIICWEIWKSWTACSYGDRTSFSEHHMIKQCIWNIKAVINDSFPSIEINGNWINICDKIESLCLVIKCTTVYWKSLAREMIKLNTDGSFISTNGKAGIGGVVSNEQGDFIMGFSIPVNSSSNNQAEMEAASFGSNWCIQNGFTNIHIELDSLLITEMLIKKDTKNMKLKHMVKATSNTLRGANVIFTHCFREANQIADFLAKKAATSGDRALYLSYQDLPREAKGLLQLDKWQLPTFRRRFEKYFKLADENDIYLIVTSKNQDKVIIEATRMLL from the exons ATGTTGTATAATACCATTCCAGCCCAAGTGGCTTTGCATGTTAGCACCATTCCTTTGGGACACAATGATGATGAGGATTATGCTATATGGTTGAATTTCGGAAATGGTCATTTCACCAACAAAAGTGCATGGCAAGTGGTCAGAGCTCAGAGATCTCAGAACACAAGTTTAGCAAAAGTCTGGCACAACTCCATACCTTTTAAATTTTCTTTCATGTGTTGGAGAATTTACTTTGGCAAACTCCCTTTCCGAGAAGCAATGATCTGGTTGAGTAACAGAGATGACATAGACTGTCCTTGCCATCCAACTCCTCAAAATGAATCAATTCAACATGTCTTTATAGAAGGAGTTGCAACAAATCAATTATGGAATACTATGGGGGATCCTTTGGGAATTTCTCATAACCATATCCCTATTAGAGTTGTTCTACAGAAATGGTGGAGTGTTAAGCCGAAGAATAGGGTGCATAAGCTTCTGTTACATTCTATTCCAGTTATTATTTGCTGGGAAATTTGGAAATCTTGGACTGCTTGCAGTTATGGAGACAGAACTAGTTTCTCTGAGCATCACATGATTAAGCAGTGCATTTGGAACATCAAAGCTGTCATTAATGACTCCTTTCCCAGTATTGAAATTAATGGCAACTGGATTAATATATGTGACAAAATAGAGAGTTTGTGTCTTGTGATTAAGTGCACTACAGTCTATTGGAAATCTCTGGCGAGGGAGATGATTAAATTGAACACTGATGGAAGTTTCATTAGTACAAATGGGAAAGCTGGTATAGGAGGAGTTGTAAGCAATGAACAAGGAGACTTCATTATGGGATTTTCTATTCCAGTTAACAGCTCTAGTAACAATCAAGCTGAAATGGAGGCTGCAAGCTTTGGAAGTAACTGGTGTATTCAAAATGGTTTCACCAATATCCATATTGAGTTGGATTCCTTATTGATAACTGAGATGTTGATCAAGAAGGACACCAAGAATATGAAACTTAAGCATATGGTGAAAGCTACCTCAAACACATTAAGAGGAGCTAATGTCATTTTCACTCACTGTTTCAGAGAAGCAAACCAGATTGCTGATTTTTTGGCAAAAAAGGCTGCAACAAGTGGTGACAGGGCCTTATATCTTTCTTATCAGGATCTCCCTAGAGAAGCAAAGGGCCTTCTTCAACTTGATAAGTGGCAACTTCCTACGTTTAGGAGGAGGTTTGAAAAAT ATTTTAAGTTGGCCGATGAAAATGACATCTATCTCATCGTGacaagcaagaatcaagataagGTCATTATTGAAGCAACAAGGATGTTATTATAG